One genomic region from Streptomyces sp. NBC_01304 encodes:
- the pulA gene encoding pullulanase-type alpha-1,6-glucosidase codes for MSGSSPRARTAVAVITAALLAALVPAVPAAAGAPPPPPSDAKLAAQPARHDLTREQFYFVLPDRFANGDPKNDKGGLTGTRMDTGLDPTDKGFYQGGDLKGLTDRLDYIKGLGTTAIWLAPIFKNKPVQGEGKDASAGYHGYWITDFTQVDPHFGTNADLEKLIDKAHGKGMKVFFDVITNHTADTVDYAEKEYGYRSKGAHPYLDADGRPFNDTKGIGKVDADSFPYTPKVKPGERKVPSWLNDPTMYHNRGDSTFAGESSTYGDFSGLDDLWTERPEVVRGMERIYQKWVRDFDIDGFRIDTVKHVDTEFWTQWATALDAYARKQGRDDFFMFGEVYSADTSITSSYVTEGRLDSTLDFPFQDAARAYASQGGSAGRLASVFADDYKYATDKANAYEQVTFLGNHDMGRFGAFLKQDNPKADDAELMKRYRLADELMFFGRGNPVVYYGDEQGYTGAGGDKDARQTLFASKTADYLDDDQLGTDRTHADDAYDTEHPLYRQIADLAALRKAHPALADGIQDERYAKDSVYAFSRTDAKAKTEYVVAANNGAEAKTVEIPTGSVGMNFLTLYGGSGDAGGKVTSGSDKKVKVTVPALSTLVLRAEKPLPAPASKPSITLKAPAAGATGTVEIAADVEGGQLNRVVFAAQTGNGKWRTLGSVDHAPYKVTHKITASESGTPLRYKAVVVDASGRTSSALATTTSGAPPVEQPPSAVEREYAVVHYRRTGGDYDGWQLKSPAGTSDFTGRDAYGAFAWVKLDEGATEVTYTVEKSGTADGPQRTIPLATTGEVWIEQGKDGQAATAPDGAYPPQDKSKAVLHLQRPDGDYDGWGLHTWTGAKDPTDWSKPLQPTRIDAYGAVYEVPLADGATSLSYILHKGDEKDLPSDQSLDLAAAGHEVWLLSGKEKHLLPQPKAAKVDFTKAEAVWLDAETVAWHGAKSAASTQLLYARNGDLDDARWLRLGKTELTDAQKKKFPHVAKYTAWKVDPRDRDRVREALRGRVVATQRAANGAVVAGTGVQLAGVLDDLYANDASLGAVFDAKGVPTLRVWAPTAQSVALELDGRTREMKRDDRTGVWSVTGKKSWTGKPYRYAVKVWAPSVQKVVTNKVTDPYSVALTADSKESLVVDLTAKSLAPSGWSKLKKPAPVPMSQAQIQELHIRDFSVEDRTAKAKSKGKYLAFTEGSSKGSQHLRRLAAAGTSYVHLLPAFDIATIPEKAKDQARPGCDLASYAADSEKQQECLGKIAAKDAYNWGYDPYHYTVPEGSYASDPEGTRRTVEFREMVQALNKDGLRVVMDVVYNHTAASGQAKTSVLDKIVPGYYHRLLADGTVASSTCCANTAPENAMMGKLVVDSLVTWAREYKVDGFRFDLMGHHPKANILAVRKALDALTIEKDGVDGKRIVLYGEGWNFGEVADDARFEQATQKNMAGTGIATFSDRARDAVRGGGPFDEDPGVQGFGSGLYTDPNSSKANGTPAEQKARLLHYQDLIKVGLSGNLASYTFTDSGGREVKGSEVDYNGAPAGYAAVPGDALAYADAHDNETLYDALAFKLPQRVSADDRARMQVLSMATAALSQGPALSQAGSDLLRSKSLDRNSFDSGDWFNAIHWDCRDGNGFGRGLPPAADNKTKWPYAKPLLSALPTAGCAQIEGASAAYRDLLKIRTTEPAFGLRTATEVQEALSFPLSGKGETPGVVTMRLGDLVVVFNATPKTQDQRIDALAGKGYALHPVQREGTDPIVKSARCEPSSGTFAVPGRTVAVFTQATR; via the coding sequence GTGTCCGGTTCCTCCCCGCGCGCGAGAACCGCGGTCGCGGTCATCACGGCCGCCCTGCTCGCGGCGCTCGTGCCCGCCGTCCCGGCGGCCGCCGGTGCGCCGCCCCCGCCCCCGTCGGACGCGAAGCTGGCGGCGCAGCCCGCGCGGCACGACCTCACGCGGGAGCAGTTCTACTTCGTGCTGCCCGACCGCTTCGCCAACGGGGACCCGAAGAACGACAAGGGCGGCCTGACCGGCACCCGCATGGACACCGGCCTCGACCCCACCGACAAGGGCTTCTACCAGGGCGGCGACCTCAAGGGCCTCACCGACCGGCTCGACTACATCAAGGGCCTCGGCACCACCGCGATCTGGCTCGCCCCGATCTTCAAGAACAAGCCCGTGCAGGGCGAGGGCAAGGACGCCTCGGCCGGCTATCACGGCTACTGGATCACCGACTTCACCCAGGTGGACCCGCACTTCGGCACCAACGCCGACCTGGAGAAGCTGATCGACAAGGCCCACGGCAAGGGCATGAAGGTCTTCTTCGACGTCATCACCAACCACACCGCCGACACGGTCGACTACGCGGAGAAGGAGTACGGCTACCGCTCCAAGGGCGCCCATCCCTACCTGGACGCAGACGGCCGTCCCTTCAATGACACCAAGGGCATCGGCAAGGTCGACGCCGACTCCTTCCCGTACACCCCGAAGGTCAAGCCGGGCGAGCGCAAGGTCCCGTCCTGGCTCAACGACCCGACGATGTACCACAACCGGGGCGACTCGACCTTCGCCGGCGAGTCGTCGACGTACGGCGACTTCTCCGGCCTCGACGACCTGTGGACCGAGCGTCCCGAGGTCGTGCGCGGCATGGAGCGGATCTATCAGAAGTGGGTCCGCGACTTCGACATCGACGGCTTCCGCATCGACACGGTCAAGCACGTCGACACCGAGTTCTGGACCCAGTGGGCCACCGCCCTCGACGCGTACGCACGGAAGCAGGGGCGCGACGACTTCTTCATGTTCGGCGAGGTCTACTCCGCCGACACCAGCATCACTTCGTCGTACGTCACCGAGGGCCGCCTCGATTCGACCCTCGACTTCCCCTTCCAGGACGCGGCACGCGCGTACGCCTCCCAGGGCGGCTCCGCCGGGCGCCTGGCCTCGGTCTTCGCGGACGACTACAAGTACGCGACCGACAAGGCCAATGCGTACGAGCAGGTCACCTTCCTCGGCAACCACGACATGGGCCGCTTCGGGGCCTTCCTCAAGCAGGACAACCCGAAGGCCGACGACGCCGAGCTCATGAAGCGCTACCGCCTCGCCGACGAGCTGATGTTCTTCGGTCGCGGCAACCCCGTCGTCTACTACGGCGACGAGCAGGGCTACACCGGCGCGGGCGGCGACAAGGACGCCCGGCAGACGCTCTTCGCCTCGAAGACCGCCGACTACCTGGACGACGACCAGCTGGGCACGGACCGTACGCACGCCGACGACGCGTACGACACCGAGCACCCGCTGTACCGGCAGATCGCCGACCTGGCGGCGCTCCGCAAGGCGCACCCCGCGCTCGCCGACGGCATCCAGGACGAGCGGTACGCCAAGGATTCCGTGTACGCCTTCTCGCGCACGGACGCCAAGGCGAAGACCGAGTACGTCGTGGCCGCCAACAACGGCGCCGAGGCGAAGACCGTGGAGATCCCCACGGGATCGGTGGGCATGAACTTCCTTACCCTGTACGGCGGTTCGGGCGACGCAGGCGGCAAGGTGACCAGCGGGTCCGACAAGAAGGTCAAGGTCACCGTCCCGGCCCTGTCCACCCTCGTCCTCAGGGCCGAGAAGCCCCTGCCCGCCCCGGCAAGCAAGCCCTCGATCACGCTGAAGGCCCCGGCGGCGGGCGCCACCGGCACCGTCGAGATCGCCGCCGACGTCGAGGGCGGGCAGCTCAACCGGGTCGTCTTCGCCGCCCAGACCGGCAACGGCAAGTGGCGGACCCTCGGCTCGGTGGACCACGCGCCCTACAAGGTCACCCACAAGATCACCGCAAGCGAGTCGGGAACTCCCCTCCGCTACAAGGCGGTTGTCGTGGATGCGTCCGGCCGTACGTCGAGCGCCCTCGCCACGACCACTTCCGGCGCCCCGCCCGTGGAGCAGCCGCCGAGCGCCGTCGAGCGCGAGTACGCCGTCGTCCACTACCGGCGCACGGGCGGCGACTACGACGGCTGGCAGCTCAAGTCCCCCGCCGGTACTTCTGACTTCACCGGCCGGGACGCCTACGGCGCCTTCGCCTGGGTCAAGCTCGACGAAGGCGCCACCGAAGTCACGTACACCGTCGAGAAGAGCGGTACCGCGGACGGCCCGCAGCGCACCATCCCCCTGGCCACCACCGGCGAGGTCTGGATCGAGCAGGGCAAGGACGGGCAGGCGGCCACTGCACCCGACGGGGCCTATCCGCCGCAGGACAAGAGCAAGGCCGTCCTCCACCTCCAGCGCCCCGACGGCGACTACGACGGCTGGGGACTGCACACCTGGACCGGCGCCAAGGACCCCACCGACTGGTCCAAGCCGCTTCAGCCCACCCGGATCGACGCCTATGGTGCGGTCTATGAGGTGCCGCTCGCGGACGGGGCCACGTCGCTCAGCTACATCCTGCACAAGGGCGACGAGAAGGACCTGCCGTCCGACCAGTCCCTCGACCTCGCCGCCGCCGGGCACGAGGTGTGGCTGTTGAGCGGCAAGGAGAAGCACCTGCTGCCGCAGCCGAAGGCCGCCAAGGTGGACTTCACCAAGGCGGAGGCGGTGTGGCTGGACGCGGAGACCGTCGCCTGGCACGGCGCCAAGTCGGCTGCCTCCACACAGCTGTTGTACGCGCGCAACGGCGACCTCGACGACGCCCGATGGCTGCGCCTCGGCAAGACCGAGCTGACCGACGCGCAGAAGAAGAAGTTCCCGCACGTCGCGAAGTACACCGCCTGGAAGGTCGACCCGCGCGACCGCGACCGGGTCCGGGAGGCCCTGCGCGGCCGGGTCGTCGCCACCCAGCGCGCCGCCAACGGCGCCGTCGTCGCCGGGACCGGCGTCCAACTGGCCGGTGTGCTGGATGACTTGTACGCCAACGACGCCTCGCTCGGTGCCGTCTTCGACGCGAAGGGCGTGCCGACCCTGCGGGTGTGGGCGCCCACCGCACAGTCCGTGGCGCTCGAACTCGACGGACGTACGAGGGAGATGAAGCGCGACGACAGGACCGGCGTCTGGTCCGTCACCGGCAAGAAGTCCTGGACCGGAAAGCCGTACCGGTACGCGGTGAAGGTCTGGGCGCCCAGCGTCCAGAAGGTCGTCACCAACAAGGTCACCGACCCCTACTCGGTCGCCCTCACCGCCGACTCCAAGGAGTCCCTGGTCGTCGACCTGACCGCCAAGTCCCTTGCCCCGTCCGGCTGGTCGAAGCTCAAGAAGCCGGCCCCCGTCCCCATGAGCCAGGCCCAGATCCAGGAGCTGCACATCCGCGACTTCTCGGTCGAGGACCGCACGGCGAAGGCGAAGTCAAAGGGCAAGTACCTCGCCTTCACCGAGGGTTCCAGCAAGGGCTCGCAGCACCTGCGCAGGCTCGCCGCCGCCGGGACGTCGTACGTACATCTGCTGCCCGCCTTCGACATCGCCACCATCCCCGAGAAGGCCAAGGACCAGGCGCGCCCCGGCTGCGATCTCGCGTCGTACGCCGCCGACTCCGAGAAGCAGCAGGAGTGCCTGGGCAAGATCGCCGCCAAGGACGCCTACAACTGGGGCTACGACCCCTACCACTACACGGTCCCCGAGGGCTCCTACGCCTCCGACCCCGAAGGGACGCGCCGCACCGTCGAGTTCCGCGAGATGGTGCAGGCCCTCAACAAGGACGGGCTGCGCGTCGTCATGGACGTCGTCTACAACCACACCGCCGCCAGCGGCCAGGCCAAGACCTCCGTCCTCGACAAGATCGTGCCCGGCTACTACCACCGCCTGCTCGCCGACGGCACCGTCGCCTCCTCCACCTGCTGCGCCAACACCGCACCCGAGAACGCCATGATGGGCAAGCTCGTCGTGGACTCCCTGGTCACCTGGGCCCGCGAGTACAAGGTCGACGGCTTCCGCTTCGACCTCATGGGCCACCACCCCAAGGCCAACATCCTGGCCGTACGCAAGGCCCTCGACGCCCTGACGATCGAGAAGGACGGCGTCGACGGCAAGAGGATCGTGCTCTACGGGGAGGGCTGGAACTTCGGCGAAGTCGCCGACGACGCCCGCTTCGAGCAGGCCACCCAGAAGAACATGGCCGGCACCGGCATCGCCACCTTCTCCGACCGGGCCCGCGACGCCGTCCGCGGCGGCGGCCCCTTCGACGAGGACCCGGGCGTCCAGGGCTTCGGCTCCGGGCTCTACACCGACCCCAACTCCTCGAAGGCGAACGGGACTCCGGCCGAGCAGAAGGCCCGCCTGCTCCACTACCAGGACCTCATCAAGGTCGGGCTCAGCGGCAACCTCGCCTCCTACACCTTCACCGACTCCGGCGGCCGCGAGGTCAAGGGCTCCGAGGTCGACTACAACGGCGCACCCGCCGGATACGCCGCCGTCCCCGGCGACGCCCTCGCCTACGCGGACGCCCACGACAACGAAACCCTGTACGACGCCCTCGCCTTCAAACTGCCGCAGCGCGTGAGCGCCGACGACCGGGCCCGCATGCAGGTCCTGTCCATGGCCACCGCGGCACTCTCGCAGGGCCCCGCGCTCTCCCAGGCGGGCAGCGATCTGCTGCGCTCCAAGTCGCTCGACCGCAACTCCTTCGACAGCGGCGACTGGTTCAACGCCATCCACTGGGACTGCCGCGACGGCAACGGCTTCGGCCGCGGGCTGCCCCCGGCCGCCGACAACAAGACCAAGTGGCCATACGCCAAGCCCCTGTTGAGCGCACTGCCGACGGCGGGCTGCGCGCAGATCGAGGGCGCCTCGGCCGCCTACCGGGATCTGCTGAAGATACGTACGACCGAACCCGCCTTCGGTCTGCGCACCGCCACCGAAGTGCAGGAGGCGCTGTCCTTCCCGCTGTCGGGCAAGGGCGAGACGCCGGGCGTCGTCACCATGCGCCTCGGCGACCTGGTCGTGGTCTTCAACGCGACACCGAAGACCCAGGACCAGCGGATCGACGCACTCGCCGGGAAGGGGTACGCGCTGCATCCGGTGCAGCGGGAAGGGACAGACCCTATCGTCAAATCGGCCAGATGCGAGCCGAGTTCGGGCACGTTCGCCGTTCCGGGTCGCACCGTCGCGGTATTCACCCAGGCCACGCGGTAG
- a CDS encoding carbohydrate-binding module family 20 domain-containing protein, with protein sequence MARTARTRTARTALALAAGAAFALTGPAGTSQAAPPGEKDVTAVLFEWRFDSVAKACTGQLGPAGYGYVQVSPPQEHIQGSQWWTSYQPVSYKIAGRLGDRAAFKSMVDTCHAAGVKVVADTVINHMAAGDGTGTGGTAYTKYNYPGTYPGSDMDDCRSQINNYGDRGNVQNCELVGLADLDTGEDAVRGRIAGYLNDLLSLGVDGFRIDAAKHIPAADLANIKSRLSSSGVYWKQEAIYGGGEAVSPSEYLGTGDVQEFRYARGLKQVFNNENLANLKNYGEGWGFMESGKSAVFVDNHDTERGGDTLSYKDGANYTLANVFMLAWPYGSPDVHSGYEWSEKDAGPPNGGTVNACYSDGWKCQHDWREISSMVAFRNAARGQSVTNWWDNGGDQIAFGRGSKAYVAINHEGSALTRTFQTSLPAGDYCDVQSGKGVTVDSAGQFTATLAARTALALHANARTCGGGGGTDPAPVTAGASFAVNATTVLGENIYVTGDKDGLGNWNTGSALKLDPASYPVWKLDVALPAGTSFAYKYVRKNGSGQVTWESGANRTATVPASGKVTLNDTWRS encoded by the coding sequence ATGGCCCGCACAGCCAGAACCCGCACAGCCAGAACCGCCCTCGCCCTGGCCGCAGGCGCGGCATTCGCCCTCACCGGACCCGCCGGAACCAGCCAGGCCGCCCCGCCCGGCGAGAAGGACGTCACCGCCGTCCTCTTCGAGTGGCGCTTCGACTCCGTCGCCAAGGCCTGCACCGGTCAACTCGGCCCGGCAGGCTACGGATACGTCCAGGTCTCACCACCCCAGGAGCACATCCAGGGAAGCCAGTGGTGGACCTCGTACCAGCCCGTCAGCTACAAGATCGCCGGCCGGCTCGGCGACCGCGCCGCCTTCAAGAGCATGGTCGACACCTGCCACGCGGCGGGCGTCAAGGTGGTCGCCGACACGGTGATCAACCACATGGCGGCCGGTGACGGCACCGGCACCGGCGGCACCGCGTACACCAAGTACAACTACCCGGGCACCTACCCGGGTTCGGACATGGACGACTGCCGCTCGCAGATCAACAACTACGGCGACCGCGGCAACGTACAGAACTGCGAACTCGTCGGACTCGCCGACCTGGACACCGGCGAGGACGCCGTACGCGGCAGGATCGCCGGCTATCTGAACGACCTGCTCTCGCTCGGCGTCGACGGCTTCCGCATCGATGCCGCCAAGCACATACCGGCCGCCGACCTGGCCAACATCAAGTCGCGGCTGAGCAGTTCGGGCGTGTACTGGAAGCAGGAGGCGATCTACGGCGGCGGTGAGGCCGTCTCGCCGAGCGAGTACCTCGGCACCGGCGACGTACAGGAATTCCGGTACGCGCGCGGCCTCAAGCAGGTCTTCAACAACGAGAACCTCGCCAACCTGAAGAACTACGGCGAGGGCTGGGGCTTCATGGAGTCCGGCAAGTCCGCGGTCTTCGTCGACAACCACGACACCGAGCGCGGCGGCGACACCCTCAGCTACAAGGACGGCGCCAACTACACCCTGGCCAATGTCTTCATGCTGGCCTGGCCGTACGGCTCCCCGGACGTGCACTCCGGCTACGAGTGGTCGGAGAAGGATGCCGGGCCGCCCAACGGCGGGACGGTGAACGCCTGTTACAGCGACGGCTGGAAGTGCCAGCACGACTGGCGCGAGATCTCCTCGATGGTGGCCTTCCGGAACGCGGCGCGCGGTCAGTCCGTCACGAACTGGTGGGACAACGGCGGCGACCAGATCGCCTTCGGCCGCGGCAGCAAGGCGTACGTCGCGATCAACCACGAGGGCTCCGCGCTGACCCGCACCTTCCAGACGTCGCTGCCAGCCGGTGACTACTGCGACGTGCAGAGCGGCAAGGGCGTGACGGTCGACTCTGCCGGGCAGTTCACGGCCACGCTCGCCGCCCGGACCGCCCTCGCGCTGCACGCGAACGCCCGGACCTGCGGCGGGGGAGGCGGCACCGACCCCGCCCCGGTGACGGCGGGGGCCTCCTTCGCCGTCAACGCCACCACCGTGCTCGGCGAGAACATCTACGTCACCGGCGACAAGGACGGGCTCGGCAACTGGAACACCGGCAGCGCGCTGAAGCTGGACCCGGCGAGCTACCCCGTCTGGAAGCTCGACGTCGCCCTGCCCGCCGGTACGTCGTTCGCGTACAAGTACGTGCGCAAGAACGGTTCGGGCCAGGTGACTTGGGAGTCCGGCGCCAACCGCACGGCGACCGTCCCGGCCTCCGGCAAGGTCACGCTGAACGACACCTGGCGCAGCTGA
- a CDS encoding glycoside hydrolase family 13 protein, which yields MTQQHSGWWRDAVIYQVYPRSFADGNGDGMGDLAGIRSRLPYLRDLGVDAVWLSPFYASPQADGGYDVADYRAIDPMFGTLPDAEALVHDAHDLGLRVIVDVVPNHSSDQHEWFKRALKEGPGSALRERYHFLPGKGADGELPPNDWESIFGGPAWTRVTDPDGQPGDWYLHLFAPEQPDLNWEHPAVADEFRSILRFWLDLGVDGFRVDVAHGLVKAEGLPDIGGDGDQLKLLGNDVMPFFDQDGVHEIYRSWRRILDEYPGERIAVAEAWTPTVERTAHYVRPDELHQAFNFQYLGTHWDAAELRGVIDVSLGAMRPVGAPATWVLSNHDVTRHATRFANPAGLGTQLRAAGDRELGLRRARAATLLMLALPGSAYLYQGEELGLPDVTDLPDEVRQDPSFWRASGQDGFRDGCRVPIPWTVEGESYGFGAGGSWLPQPEGWGELSVAAQTGDPDSTLELYRGALAVRRAHPALGAGDAVSWLEAPEGVLAFERPGGFVCTANTTDQDVRIPVAGRQLLGTDQVLVEDGEAVLPPDSTVWWGV from the coding sequence ATGACTCAGCAGCACTCGGGCTGGTGGCGCGACGCGGTGATCTACCAGGTCTATCCGCGCAGCTTCGCCGACGGCAACGGCGACGGCATGGGAGACCTGGCGGGCATCCGCAGTCGCCTCCCGTACCTCCGTGACCTGGGCGTCGACGCCGTCTGGCTCAGCCCGTTCTATGCGTCCCCGCAGGCCGACGGCGGCTATGACGTCGCCGACTACCGGGCCATCGACCCGATGTTCGGCACGCTCCCCGATGCCGAGGCGCTGGTCCACGACGCCCATGACCTGGGCCTCAGGGTCATCGTCGACGTGGTGCCGAACCATTCGTCGGACCAGCACGAGTGGTTCAAGCGCGCACTCAAGGAGGGCCCAGGGTCGGCGCTGCGCGAGCGCTATCACTTTCTGCCCGGCAAGGGCGCGGACGGTGAACTGCCGCCCAACGACTGGGAGTCCATCTTCGGCGGCCCCGCCTGGACCCGGGTCACCGACCCGGACGGGCAGCCCGGCGACTGGTATCTGCACCTGTTCGCGCCCGAGCAGCCCGACCTCAACTGGGAACACCCGGCGGTCGCCGACGAGTTCCGCTCCATCCTGCGGTTCTGGCTGGACCTCGGCGTCGACGGCTTCCGCGTCGACGTCGCACACGGTCTTGTCAAGGCCGAAGGGCTGCCGGACATCGGCGGGGACGGCGACCAGCTCAAGCTGCTGGGCAACGACGTCATGCCGTTCTTCGACCAGGACGGCGTGCACGAGATCTACCGCAGCTGGCGGCGGATCCTCGACGAGTACCCCGGGGAGCGGATCGCGGTCGCCGAGGCCTGGACGCCGACGGTCGAGCGCACCGCTCATTACGTACGGCCCGACGAGCTGCACCAGGCCTTCAACTTCCAGTACCTGGGCACCCATTGGGACGCCGCAGAGCTGCGCGGTGTCATCGACGTGTCGCTCGGGGCGATGCGGCCGGTGGGAGCGCCGGCCACCTGGGTCCTGTCCAACCACGACGTGACGCGGCATGCGACGCGCTTCGCCAACCCGGCGGGGCTCGGCACGCAGCTGCGCGCGGCAGGGGACCGGGAGTTGGGGCTGCGCAGGGCCCGTGCCGCTACGTTGCTGATGCTGGCGCTGCCCGGATCCGCGTACCTCTACCAGGGCGAGGAGCTGGGCCTGCCGGACGTCACCGATCTGCCGGACGAGGTGCGCCAGGACCCGTCGTTCTGGCGGGCCAGCGGCCAGGACGGGTTCCGCGACGGGTGCCGGGTGCCGATCCCGTGGACCGTCGAGGGCGAGTCGTACGGCTTCGGCGCGGGCGGCAGCTGGCTGCCACAACCCGAGGGGTGGGGCGAGTTGAGCGTCGCGGCGCAGACCGGGGACCCGGACTCGACCCTTGAGCTGTACCGCGGCGCGCTGGCCGTGCGCCGTGCGCATCCCGCGCTGGGTGCGGGGGACGCGGTGAGCTGGCTGGAGGCGCCCGAGGGGGTGCTCGCCTTCGAGCGGCCCGGTGGCTTCGTGTGCACCGCCAACACGACGGATCAGGACGTACGCATCCCCGTCGCCGGACGCCAACTCCTCGGCACCGACCAGGTGTTGGTCGAGGACGGCGAGGCAGTGCTGCCCCCGGACTCCACCGTGTGGTGGGGCGTGTGA
- a CDS encoding LacI family DNA-binding transcriptional regulator translates to MVGRVTLSPLSRRAAESGSPRLADIAAQAQVSEATVSRVLNGKAGVAADTRQRVLAALDVLGYERPQRLRQRSAGLIGLLVPELTNPIFPAFAQVIEQVLAGHGYTPVLCTQTPGGATEDELVEQLEARGVNGIVFLSGLHADTLAGPERYHRLAERGVPFVLINGFNEHITAPFVSPDDHAAARMAVRHLVDLGHRRIGLAIGPTRYVPSRRKAEGFAAALREAFGPGEALGPTGPEPLVERTLFSVEGGHAAAGRLLDQGCTGIVCGSDLMALGAVRAARERGLDVPRDVSVVGFDDSQLIAFTDPPLTTVRQPVRAMAVAAVGALLEEIHGNPVQRTEFVFQPELVVRGSTGSAISFTGTH, encoded by the coding sequence GTGGTGGGGCGTGTGACGCTGTCCCCCCTGTCGCGGAGAGCTGCCGAGAGCGGCTCTCCGCGGCTCGCGGACATCGCCGCCCAGGCACAGGTCAGTGAGGCCACCGTCAGCCGCGTACTCAACGGCAAGGCGGGCGTGGCGGCCGACACCCGGCAGCGGGTGCTCGCCGCGCTCGACGTCCTCGGGTACGAGCGGCCGCAGCGGCTGCGGCAGCGCAGCGCCGGGCTCATCGGACTGCTGGTCCCCGAGCTGACCAACCCGATCTTCCCGGCGTTCGCCCAGGTCATCGAGCAGGTCCTGGCCGGGCACGGCTACACGCCCGTGCTCTGCACCCAGACGCCGGGCGGCGCCACCGAGGACGAGCTCGTCGAGCAGCTGGAGGCGCGCGGCGTCAACGGCATCGTCTTCCTGTCCGGGCTGCACGCCGACACCCTGGCCGGACCGGAGCGCTATCACCGACTGGCCGAGCGGGGCGTGCCGTTCGTGCTGATCAACGGCTTCAATGAACACATCACCGCGCCGTTCGTGTCGCCCGACGACCACGCGGCGGCCCGCATGGCGGTACGTCACCTCGTCGACCTGGGCCATCGGCGGATCGGGCTCGCGATCGGCCCGACCCGCTATGTGCCCTCGCGGCGCAAGGCCGAGGGGTTCGCGGCCGCGCTGCGCGAGGCGTTCGGTCCGGGTGAGGCCCTCGGGCCGACCGGGCCCGAACCGCTCGTCGAGCGCACGCTGTTCAGCGTCGAGGGCGGGCATGCAGCGGCCGGGCGGCTGCTCGACCAGGGCTGCACGGGCATCGTCTGCGGCAGCGACCTGATGGCGCTCGGGGCGGTGCGTGCCGCCCGGGAGCGGGGGCTCGACGTGCCCCGCGACGTGTCCGTGGTCGGCTTCGACGACTCGCAGCTCATCGCGTTCACCGATCCGCCGCTCACCACCGTGCGGCAGCCGGTGCGGGCGATGGCCGTCGCGGCGGTGGGGGCGCTCCTGGAGGAGATCCACGGGAACCCCGTCCAGCGGACGGAGTTCGTGTTCCAGCCGGAGCTGGTGGTACGGGGGTCCACCGGCTCTGCAATTTCTTTCACCGGTACTCACTGA